A segment of the Arcobacter sp. CECT 8983 genome:
AAACTTCTGGAAGAGCAGATGTAAAATATGTACTTGCATAATTTACGATAAAGGCTCCAACTATGGCACCATATAAAGTTCCACGTCCTCCAATGGCAACCCAAATAACTAACTCAATGGAAAAAAGTGGTGAAAATACATTTGGATTTATGATTCCAACTTGTGGTACATATAAAGCTCCTGCAACACCAGCCATAGCAGCACTTACAATAAAAATAAAAAGTTTATATTGCTCAACTTTATATCCTATAAATCTAGTTCTACTCTCTGCGTCCCTGATTGCTATACAAACACGCCCTAATCTTGAGTTCATAATAAATCTTGCGATTAGATATCCTACAAAAAGAGCAAGAAAAGATACAATAAGTAAAGCAATTCTTGTACTATCTGCTTGTAAATCAAATCCTAAAATATCTTTGAAATCTGTAAGTCCATTATTTCCACCAAATCCCATATCATTTCTATAAAATGCTAACATAAGGGCATAAGTCATAGCTTGGGTTATAATTGATAAATAAACTCCTGTAACTCTAGATCTAAATGCTAAGTAACCAAATACAAAAGCAAGCACTCCAGGAACTAACATAATCATAATAAGTGTAAAAATAGGATTATCAAAACCATACCAAAACCAAGGTAATTCTTTTAGGTTCATAAATACCATAAAATCTGGTAAATCAGGGTTTCCATAAACTCCCCTATCCCCTATTTGCCTCATTAAGTACATCCCCATTGCATATCCACCAAGGGCAAAAAATGCTCCATGACCAAGACTTAAAATTCCTATATAACCCCATACTAAATCAAGGGCAAGGGCAAGAAGAGCAAAAGCTAAATATTTACCAAGTAAGGTAACTGTATATGTAGAAACATAAAATACTGAATCTTGTGGTAAAACAAGGTTTGCAAAAGCAACATACATAACTACTAATGCAAGTATTCCTAATACTATTTTACCACCTTTGTCATTTTCTAAAATCTGTAAAAATATTGGTTTTCGTTTCATCATTTTTTCCACCTTAATCTTGTGCATCTCGACCTTTTTGAGGGAAAAGTCCTCTAGGTCTTTTTTGAATAAATAAGATAATAAATACAAGAATAATTACTTTTGCTAAAACAGCTCCAGCAACTGGTTCCATAAATTTATTGATTTCACCAAGTGTAATTGCTCCAATTAGTGTTCCCCATAGATTTCCAACTCCACCAAATACAACAACCATAAAACTATCTACAATATACGCTTGTCCTAAGTTTGGTCCCACATTTGTAAGTTGAGATAAAGCAACACCAGCAATACCAGCAATACCTGAACCAATACCAAAAGTCATAGCATCTATCCATGAAGTTCTTATCCCCATAGCTTGTGCCATTTGTCTATTTTGAGTAACAGCTCTCACTTTTAGCCCAAGAGAAGTTTTATTTAGAACCATTAATATTCCAACAAATACTAATAAAGCAAAAATAATGATATATAACCTATTATATGTAAGAGAAAGAGCAGAATTAACTTCTAATGCTCCACTCATCCAAGAAGGAGTTTTAACTTCTTGATTTAAAGGAGAATAGATTGTTCTAACAACTTGTTGTAGGATTAAACTAATCCCAAAAGTAGCAAGTAAAGTCTCTAAAGGTCTTCCATAAAGGTGTCTAATAACAAGTCTTTCAATAATAATACCAACAATACCACTTACAATAAATGCAGCAGGAATAGCTATTAAAATTGAGTATTCTATTAAGTTTGGCATAATTTGCTGAAGAGTATATGTTGTATAAGCTCCAATCATCATCATTTCACCATGGGCCATATTAATAACTTTCATTACACCAAAAGTAATTGCAAGTCCAATAGCTGCAAGAAGTAAAACAGAACCCATGCTAAGACCAAAAAATGCTTTTTCAACAACTGCATAATATGATCTAATTGTTTCAACATTTCCTAAAGAAGATTTTGCAGTTTTTATAAGCTCTTTTGAGTTGTTTTCATTGTTGATAATCTCTTTTAATGCAATAATTGTTTGGTTTGAAAGATAATCACCTAATTCTTTAGCTGCTATTAATTGTTCCTTGCCTTTAGAATATTTTGCTTTTAAAATAGTATTTGCTTCTACCAAAATCTCTTTTACATCACTATCTTTTTCTTTTTTTAATGCTTTTGAGATAAGTAATTTAGAGTCTTTATCAAGATTTTTTAGTAAATTTTTTGCAGATATTAATCTTTTTTCTTTTTTCTTTGAGAATAGATTCATCTCTGCTAATTTATTTTTAATAATACTTCTTAATCTATTGTTTGATTTTACTTTACTAAAATTTCTTCTACTTTGAGGTTCTAAATCCTTTGAAGTAAAAAAGTTTTTAGTATGATAATTTCTTCCCTCTTTTTTTACTAAAACAACAAACTCTTTATTATCTTTTTTATAATAAAGGTCTCCATCTTTGATTTTAGTAAATAGAGTATTTATTCTATCATCGTCTGCATATTTATCTGCAAGTTCGATAATAACTTTTTGTTTAGTTTTTAAACTGTCAATTTGAAGTTGCTTTATATCTTCTTCAAAGTTTGCAAAAAGTGAAGTGATAAAAAATAGATTAAGAAAGACTATCTTTAATATATTAGTTTTCATGCAAGTACCTTTATAAAAAAAGAGGAGAAATCCCAGAAGATAAGCTCCTCTTTTTTGTTTAGTTTTTTAGTAGTTTTGTCCAGAACATTGTTTAGTTTTTGTGTTGTAGTTACCACAATTTATAGGGTCAGTCCAATCTGCAATAACATCTTTAGATGAAGGTAAGAAGTCAGACCAAGCATCTCCTGCAACTTCACCATCAGTAGAGTAAACAGTTTCAAATTGCCCATCTTCTTGAATCTCACCAATAAGTACAGGTTTTGTTAAGTGGTGGTTTTTAAGCATTTTAGCTGTTCCACCAGTTAAGTTAGGAACCTCAAGACCAATAATAGCTTTACTAACTTTA
Coding sequences within it:
- the urtC gene encoding urea ABC transporter permease subunit UrtC, yielding MKRKPIFLQILENDKGGKIVLGILALVVMYVAFANLVLPQDSVFYVSTYTVTLLGKYLAFALLALALDLVWGYIGILSLGHGAFFALGGYAMGMYLMRQIGDRGVYGNPDLPDFMVFMNLKELPWFWYGFDNPIFTLIMIMLVPGVLAFVFGYLAFRSRVTGVYLSIITQAMTYALMLAFYRNDMGFGGNNGLTDFKDILGFDLQADSTRIALLIVSFLALFVGYLIARFIMNSRLGRVCIAIRDAESRTRFIGYKVEQYKLFIFIVSAAMAGVAGALYVPQVGIINPNVFSPLFSIELVIWVAIGGRGTLYGAIVGAFIVNYASTYFTSALPEVWLYALGGLFVVVTLFLPKGVVGLISKMNFKKEKEELTNVTA
- the urtB gene encoding urea ABC transporter permease subunit UrtB, with the protein product MKTNILKIVFLNLFFITSLFANFEEDIKQLQIDSLKTKQKVIIELADKYADDDRINTLFTKIKDGDLYYKKDNKEFVVLVKKEGRNYHTKNFFTSKDLEPQSRRNFSKVKSNNRLRSIIKNKLAEMNLFSKKKEKRLISAKNLLKNLDKDSKLLISKALKKEKDSDVKEILVEANTILKAKYSKGKEQLIAAKELGDYLSNQTIIALKEIINNENNSKELIKTAKSSLGNVETIRSYYAVVEKAFFGLSMGSVLLLAAIGLAITFGVMKVINMAHGEMMMIGAYTTYTLQQIMPNLIEYSILIAIPAAFIVSGIVGIIIERLVIRHLYGRPLETLLATFGISLILQQVVRTIYSPLNQEVKTPSWMSGALEVNSALSLTYNRLYIIIFALLVFVGILMVLNKTSLGLKVRAVTQNRQMAQAMGIRTSWIDAMTFGIGSGIAGIAGVALSQLTNVGPNLGQAYIVDSFMVVVFGGVGNLWGTLIGAITLGEINKFMEPVAGAVLAKVIILVFIILFIQKRPRGLFPQKGRDAQD